The genomic region CCCAGGGGCCCGATAACGCGCCCGGCCACCGGCCATACCTCGCGGTGGCAATGATGCGTTAATAACACCGTGGGCTTGCCGGATACCAACCGCGCGAAGAAAGGAATACCATTTTGGGTATCAATAACTGCGTCAAACCCGCGCAAGGGACCGATGCCCAAGCGGGCGGCAACTATCATCGCTAAGGCTGCTGGATATACGCTGTATTTGGCGCCACCACGGGAGTATCGCACCCCGTTGCGCACCTCGCGCCGCGCGGCATTCATGTGCCGGGAGGTGCGAAAGACCACCTCGTGGCCTTGGGAGACCAGATACTCCCCGACGCGTTCGAGGTAGCGTTCTGAGCCGCCGCCTTGCGGGTGGGTGGAGTCGCGCCAGCACAACAGGAGGATCTTCATCGTGGATAATAAGCCTAGCGGGTATCGCCTCAAGTCTTTGACGCACACTCGGGCTGTCGCGACGTTTTCACGCGCTTGGAAGCTGTTGCGTTCCTTCCGGTTTGAGCAAACCCAGCCTCATGTTTTTTATTCCGGTCTGGCGCACGACACCGCTTTGCTTATCGATGCCCTCTGCCACGACTTCGCTCTCTCCCTGAGCGGTGCCCGCGTTTTGGATGTCGGCGGGGGCCCAGGATATTTTGCCGCCGAGTTTGAATCCCGCGGTGCGCGCTACGTCGGCGTGGAGCCGGATGCCGGGGAAATGTCGGCGGCGGGCATTGCCGTCAGCCAGGCTGTGCGCGGCGATGGAACTGCCCTGCCTTTTCGCGACGATACTTTTGACGTGGTTTATTCCTCCAATGTAGCCGAGCATATTCCCAACCCGTGGACGATGGCCGATGAGATGCTGCGCGTTGCCCGCCCCGGAGGGCTGGTGGTGCTGAGCTATACCGCGTGGTTGGGCCCTTTTGGTGGCCATGAAACCGGCTGGTGGCAGCACTATATCGGCGGTGATTTTGCGCGAAGACGATATGAAAAGACCCATGGGCATCCGCCGAAGAATGTCTTTGGCACCTCGTTATTTGATCTCTCCGTGCGCGAAGGGCTGGAGTATGCCCGC from Corynebacterium ammoniagenes DSM 20306 harbors:
- a CDS encoding class I SAM-dependent methyltransferase, giving the protein MTHTRAVATFSRAWKLLRSFRFEQTQPHVFYSGLAHDTALLIDALCHDFALSLSGARVLDVGGGPGYFAAEFESRGARYVGVEPDAGEMSAAGIAVSQAVRGDGTALPFRDDTFDVVYSSNVAEHIPNPWTMADEMLRVARPGGLVVLSYTAWLGPFGGHETGWWQHYIGGDFARRRYEKTHGHPPKNVFGTSLFDLSVREGLEYARGKELLAAFPRYHPAWAWWIVRVPLLREFLTSNLVLVLKKPAHHEGGRA